The genomic region TACTTTTAAATTTTAAATCATCATTATGCCAATTATTTTTGTTTTTTTAATATTGTTTATTCAATTATTTTTTAAAAGGAGGTTTTATATGAAAAATGTGTTGAAAAATAAAAACGATTTTATTGGAGATGAAGGTGCTTATGCATCTGTGGTTAAATTAAGAGAATCAATGTCTGAACTTTATGGGGTTAAAAAAGGCATTTCAATGCCTGTGGTTAAATTTGGATTTCATAATTCCTTTATTTTTAATGAGGTGCGAAATGATTGCTGATTAAAAAAAGTATAAGTTAAGTCTTTACTTTGAGGTAATCTCATGACTTATGAAGATGAATTTTCCATAATTCTCAATTCAATTGCTAAACTCTCAAGTTTAGGTTTTAAGAAGTGGTTTGCAAATATGGATGAAATTGATGATGAAAAGTCGAATTTGAGAATTTTAGGAATTTATCATAATGAACTCATAATAGCTTATGATTATATTTTGCCCACTGAAGAATGTAAATTTATATTAAAATTATTATTTGAGTCAGATATTAATTTTGTTTATATTTCAGGGTTCATTGAGTTAAAATAAACATTACCCCTTTTTTTATTTTTTTATTTTTTCTTAAGAATATCAATTTTATTTTCACTCTAAATACTTCAAGACCTCTTTTGCCAAATCTGTATTTTGATATAGCCTGCCCTTTTTCACTTTTTCATTTATGCAGATGACCAATCCTTGCTTTTTCAATGAGCTTAATACATTAGATGCGTGACTTGTTCTGATGTCAAGATGTTTGGCTACTTCTGAGGGCATCTTAAGCCCTTCTCCTATGAATTTCAAAGTTTTTGTCCTATATGGAGACACTTTTACAAATCCTACAATCTCCATTAATTTTTCATTATTCATATATTAATATTGTATTAATAAAACAATATATTTATATAAACAAAATATATAAATTATATTATATATTAGCATTTTTATATTAATTTTACGCACTCAATATTTTATTTTTTGCGATTTTGTGAAGGATAGATGATTTTTAGCTATTTTTCTTTGAAATTAGTATTCATGCTAATTTTTATAGATTTTTCAATTGATTAAAAAGGTGATATTATGGCATTTTGTCAAAATTGTGGAAATGAAGTTGAGGATGGGGCTAAATTCTGTCCAGGTTGTGGAAATCCTTTAGACGGTTCAGCACCAACTCAGCAAGAACAAAGCCAAGGTATTTTGGGAGACATCAAAAAAACAGGTTTAGGCTTTAAGAAGAAAATGGATAATTATGCTCATGGTGAGCATATAAATTATGAAAAGCCGGAAGGTGCATTGTATTTCATCAATGGATTGCAAGGAACCCTGGCTGTATTTGAAGACTATGTCGAATTCGATTTCTCAGGAAGCGGAATCAAGAAATGGCAAAGCGGTTTCGGTGGAGTGAAAAAAGTATATTTCCATCAAATCAACAGTATTCAAAAAAGGGATGCGACTGAACTTGTTAACGGTACACTCGAATTTGAGCTTCCAGGAATGGCAACAAGCAAATGGGGTCCTACAAGTGAAAATCTGATCACTTACCTTCCAAAGTATCAGGATGAGGTAAATAAGATCTATGACTTTGTGAATGATAAGATCTTAGCTATCAACCAAGGCAAATCCCAACCTACCCAAGTGGTTCAAAATGAGGTTAGCCCTATGGCTAAACTCAAAGAGGCTAAAGAGCTTTTGGATATGGGTGTAATAAGCCAAGAGGAATTTGATGAAATAAAGGCTAAGTGCTTGGAACAGATGTAAGAGGGATAAGATGATAAAATGCAGTGAATGTGGTGGTGAACTGGAGCAAACAGCTGATTTCTGTCCAAATTGTGGAACAAAGGTGGACAAATCTGCAGTAGTGAAAGAAGAGATTCAACCGGTTCCAAGTCAAAACACCAAATTTTGTTCCAACTGTGGTGCAAAGATTGATGTCAAGGCAGAAATTTGCCCTAAATGCGGAGTCAGGGTTGCAGGGGCATCTGAGCAAAAAAGCCCATTTTTCGCTTTGATATTGTCTTTCCTTTTCCCAGGTTTGGGACAATTTTATAATGGGCATTCTAAAAAGGGAATCATCCTCGTCGTTGGAGCTATTGTCTCCGTTATATTATATGTGATTTTAATCGGTGCAATTTTATACTTGCTCATATGGATTTATGGATTATATGACGCTTATAAATCAGCAGAAGCAATCAACAATGGAGTAAATGTTCCTGATGAGATTTCCTTAAATTTCTAGAGGATATTTAAAAGATTAAAACTAATTTCTTAAACAAAAATTATCTTTTTTAAAATGATTAAAATAAATTTCTAAAAAAATTATCTTTTTTAAAAAAGAATAATTTTTTAATTATTTTTAGGAGAGAATGAAATGAAAAGGATTTTTGGAATTTTATTGATGATAATGGTATTTGGAATGTTGATTTCATCAGTGTCTGCTGAGGAATTGAAACCTTATGATTTTGGAGGTTATACTTTGAATGTGCCGGGAGATAATTGGCATTGGTTCAATGCACCATACCCTGGTTCCAGTAATGGAAATGGCGTGTCAATTTCTCACTTCTATGGAGATGAGTTTAAAGAGGCAAGGGTAACAGACTTTGAAGATTTTTCAAAAACCTATTTCGGCAATTATGACCTTATCGAAGATGAGGATGGCTTAAAAGTTTATCAAGCAGGTAATGATTATATTGTTGCCAAGTATTCTGTTGATGAATTATATGTCATTAAAGATAAGGATTTGAATGAAGGGAAAGCAATTGCTGAAAGCGCACAATTAAAATCTAATGAAACTGTTGATGAAGACAGTGATAAGTTATTCACTGAATCTGATGCCTTTGATAATCTATTTAAAATGGACATTCCTAAAAAATCAGAATTTGAAAAAATTAATGAAGAGGGAAACGAATCATATTCCACAGTTTCATTTAAAGATTATAATAAGGATATTGCAGTAAACTATGTGGAATCTGATGATATGGATGCAGTTAAGGAACATATTTCCGAAATGATCGGTCTTAATGATGGCAATTTAACTGAAGAAGGTAACCTCACTATCGCTGAAACTGTTTATGGTGAAAATAGCGTTTATGTATTTTCAGACAATAAGGCGGTGGAGGTATCAAGCTCAAAGGTAGACTTGGACATATTAAAGGAAATGGCAAAATCAGTTGAATTTGAAGATTAATCTCTTCTTTTCTTTTTTTTCATTGCTGTTTATTTCAAATGTTGCGAAGGTTTTTTTAAAAAAATTTAATTTATGGGGGGGGTCATGATTAAAAAAGATGACCGAAGTCCGATAAATCCGTTTACAGGTAAAGAGCATTACGATACGGTGGATGATGACAAGTTCCTAAAGGAAATATTTGGCTATTATTATCAGGAACTGAGCAAATATCAGATATTGGATGAAAGTCCGCAAGGTCAACTGACTATTCAAATTGCAACAAAGCTAATCCGTACCGTTGAGGAATTCCTATATAAGATTGGCAGATATGATTATGTTGACGGCTACTATGAATGGGAAGTTCACTTAATTGCAAATGACTGCATCAATGCCACCTGTCATGCAGGTGGAAAGATTACAGTTTACTCTGGAATTCTATCAGTTGCAAATACAGAAGAGAGGTTAGCATTTATTTTAGCTCATGAGATGGCTCATGCATTGCTTGACCATAGCAGAACAAAGATAAGTGCCCGTCAGACCAAGGAAGGGCTTGCTTCAGCAGCTTGGTTAGGTAGTTTTGCATTGGATCTTTTCGGAATGGGCGAAATTGGAAGCATGGCCAGAGCCGCGACAAATGTTGTGAATGTAGGTTCCGAATATTTCCTGATGCAGCCTTGGGGAAGGGATCAGGAATACGAAGCTGATAAATTGGGGATGTTGATAGCCCATTTGGCTGGATATGACATTAGTCACGTTCCCAAATTTTGGATGGAGTTTACTGGATCCAACGCAAGAGGATTTGATTTCTTTTCAACACACCCTGCAGATGACAAAAGAATTGCAGTGATGATTGAAACTGAAGAGGAGATCATCAACACCGATGATTTCTATAGCAGACCCATCCTATCTGAAACACCTAAACCAAAGGATGAATACAATCCATATGTTGAAACAAATGGAACTCAGATACCTCAAGATCTTGGAGATAATAATAAGGATTCCACCATTAGTTTGGGAGATATCATTGCTCAAACAAATATGGAAACGGTACCTCAAGCTTCAGCCTTAACCGGCGTCAAATCAAGAGGTAATTCAGGTAATATAAGCACTGGATTCATAGTTCCGAATGACTACAAGACTTGCCCTAATTGCAATAGGCAAGTAGATTCTAATGCTAAATTCTGCATGTCCTGTGGATTTAACTTGGAAGAGCTTAAATGTCCATCATGTGGTGCAAGGGTTAAGAAAGAGGATTCCTTCTGCATGAACTGTGGAAACAGATTGGAAAGTGAATCAATATGCTCTTCCTGTGGTTCTAAGGTGAAAAAGGGAAATAACTTTTGTACATTCTGTGGAAATAAATTGAATTGATTTTTTTCCATTTTTCATATTATCTTTATTTTAAACCATTTTTTTAACTTTTTTCTCATTCAAATAAAATAATTTTTCTTAAAATCTTATAACTTAATTTTTCTCATTCAAATAAAATAATTTTTCTTAAAATCTTATAACTTAATTTTTCTCATTCAAATAAAATAATTTTTCTTAAAATCTCAATAACTTAATTTTTATATCTACATTCTATTTTAGGTATACCTAAACTTTAAATACTATTAAAATAAACAATTAATTAATTAATTAAAAAATTGAGGTATAACCATGAATTTAGAAGGTGTAGAAAAAACAATGCTTTTGACTTTATACACTAAAGCCAAGCATTCCCAAAAGAAAAATCACAAATTTTTTGACTTTAAGGCAATAGATGTAATTTCTGAAATTGATTATGACTTTTCCATAGCAGATAAGGACTATCAAATGCAATGGGGAGTGATTTCAAGAACTATCGTCTTGGATGATATGGTTTCAAAATATATCCGCTCACATCCCAGATGCACAGTAGTGAATATTGCTTCTGGAATGGACACCAGATACAATCGATTGGACAATGGAATAATCAAATGGTATAATGTTGATTTGGAAAATTCAGCAAGGTTCAGACTGAATTATATTAAGGACAGCAGTAGGGTAAAGACATTGGCATATTCAGCGATGGATCCATCATGGGTCAGTGAAATAGAAGAAAGTGATGATGTTTTGTTCATAATTGAGGGATTGTCAATGTATCTTACTGAAGATGACAATAAGAGGATTCTGGACATAATTGATGAAAATTTCAAGTCATGCACTGTATTCACTGAAATAATGCCTCCGGTTTCAGTAAAGAATGTTAAGGAGAAATCAGTAGAGGAAATGGATGCCAAATTCATTTGGGGGGTTCAAGAAGGTCATGAGCTTTTAAAATTGAATTCCAACTTCAAATGGGTAAAGGATGTAAATCTTTTTGATGGGATGAATGTATATAAGCCATTCACTAAGCTATTTACTTGGATTCCATTTATAAGAAACAGAATGGATTATATTGCTGTTTTGGAAAAATAATTTCAAAATGGCATTTTATTTCTTATAGTAAAAAGAGTTTAAAATTTAAGAATTAAATTATAATAAAAATTAGAATTAAAAATAAAAAAGTAAGAAAAAATCTAAAAAAGATAAAGGATTAATTTATTCATTAATCCATGATTTTACAGCATCTTTTGAATCATATACATTAGCACCAGGAATTGATAATCCTTTTTTGATTAGAGCTCCTTCGCACAATTTTTTCAAGTCTTTTTGTGATGAACCGAAATCGGAACCTTCATGGGTTACAAAAGGCTTAACTGTTTTTCCTTTAAAATCCAATTGCTCCAATTGGGTAAACATAGGCATTGGCAATGTTCCCCACCAGTTTGGAAAACCGATATATACAGTGTCATATGCATCTATGCTATCTAAGGTTTCCTTGATTTCAGGTCTTGCATCTGATTGCTGTTCCTTTTTAGCAACATCAATGCATTTCATGTAATCATCAGGATATTCATCTGCAGGTTCAACTTTGAATAAGTCTGCATTATCCAATTCCTGAATGTATTCTGCAATCACTTCTGTGTTTCCTTTTTCAATGTTTTTAAGTTCTCCACCAAAGTAGTTTTCACCACTTCTAGAAAAATAAATTACAATACTTGACATGATGGCATCTCCTTTTTTTGATTTTCAACAATTAATTAATAATTTAATAAATTCACTTGTTAAATGTTCTGTTTTTATTTCAATATTTTCTTTTTTTAAAATTCTTAATAATCCCTTATAAACAAAACTTTTTTATAGTAAGGCAAACCTATGTATAACTATATGGATAATTTAATATTAATTAAATATAATTTAATTTTTATTATGAATTCTTATAATTAATTCTTGTAATTAATCTTTATAATTACTAATAAATTATCTTATTTAAAAATAACACTGATTAAAATTAAGGAGATTATTATGGCACAAATTAATCAACCTAGGTATATTTTACGTGATGATACTGAAAGATTTCAAGGAAATCAAGCTTTAAGAATGAATATTTTTGCAAGTCAAATTTTAGCAAGCATTGTAAGAACCACTCTCGGTCCAAAAGGAATGGATAAAATGTTAGTGGATAAGAAAATGGGTGATGTGGTTGTAACCAATGATGGAGCAACTATTTTACAGGAAATGGATATTGCACACCCTGCCGCAAAAATGCTTGTGGAAATTGCAAGAAAACAAGAAAATGTAGTTGGAGACGGAACCACTACAGTTGTAATCATTGCTGGTGAATTGCTTAAGAAAGCAATGGAATTATATGAAGATGGAACTGCAATCCCAACCATTCTCATTGGATACAGATTAGCAGTTGCAAAAGCAATGGAAATCTTATATAGCATTTCAACCGATGCAAGAGACCCAGACACATTATTTGGAATTGCAAAAACCGCAATGACAGGTAAAGGTTCAGATTATGCTAAAGATGAACTTGCAGACTTGCTTGTTCAAGCTGCATTGAAAGTTGAAGAAGGAGAAAAATTAGACAAATCACTCATTAAAATCCACAGAATCAATGGTGGAAGTGTAGAGGACTCCTTAATTGTTGACGGTATCTATATTGACCAAGGTAGAGCTAATGAAGCTATGCCTGAAGAAATGCATGATGCTAAAATCGCTTTAATGAAATATCCTTTAGAATTGAAAGATTTGGAAAACGCTAAAGTTGACTTCACTGACCCATTGCAAATGCAGGCTTTCCTTGACAGTGAACAGGAAACCTTGAAGGAAATTGCTGATAAGATTATCGATTCAGGATGTAATGTATTGTTCTGTCAAAAAGGTATTGATGATGTAGTGCAACATCACTTATCCAAAGCTGGAATCATGGCTTTCAAGAGAGTTAAAAACACTGACGTAAAAAGAATCATGAAAGCTACCGGTGCTGAACTCATTACCAATATTGAAGACTTGACTCCTGAAGTATTAGGTAAGGCAGGTTACATACACCAAGAAAAGGTCTTTGACCAAATCATTACCTTCATTGAAGAATGTGAAGACCCTAAAGCAAGTTCCATTTTAATCCGTGGAAGTACCAGACACGTTTCCTCTGAAATCGAAAGGGCTATGGAAGATGCATTAGGTGTAGTTGCAGCTACTGTTGAAGATGGGAAAGTAGTATATGGTGGAGGAGCTCCTGAAATTGAAATTGCAAGACAACTCAGAACCTACGCCAATACAATCAGCGGAAGAGAGCAAATAGCTGTAAATGCATTTGCAGACGCTTTGGAAATCGTACCAAGAACCTTATCTGAAAATGCAGGTTTAAACACCATTGACTTATTAGTGGAACTTAGAGCAGCTCATGAAGATAACATAAATATGGGATTGGATGTATTTGAAGGTAAAGTTGTAGATATGAAAGAAGCTGGTGTTGTTGAGCCGCAAAGAGTCAAAAAGCAAGCTATTCAAGCAGCTCAAGAAGCTTGTGAAATGATCTTGCGTATTGACGATTTGGTTGCAGCAGCTGGTGCACTTCAAAAAGTCGACCCCGATGAAAACTTAGATCACAGTGGTATGCCTCCTGCTCCTGGTATGGGTGGAATGGGTGGAATGCCTCCTATGATGTAGCCCAGCTTTTCCGCTCCTTCGGAGCGCAAAAACTGGACCAAAATTTTTTCTAGTGGTTGGGAGTAAATATCATTTTTTGATAAAAAAATCTCAACTATTTTTTTACAAGTTTTAATTATTTTTTATAATTTTTTTAGCAATTTTTTAAAAATTTTCTTTATTTTCTTATTTTGACTTTAAATACTTCTTTTTTGAATATTACTTAATTAAAATTGCTTATTTATCTAAAATTTACTTTTTAAGAAGTATTTTTTTAATTTAATACTTATTTTAATACTATTTTAAAAATGATAATATTATTTTCTTTTATATCAAATATGTTTAGTAGTTTGTAATTCTTTTTTAAGTTAAATAAAGGTAATTATTTTATTTTCTATTTATTTAAGTCAAATTATTTAAAATTTGATTAAAATAAGTAATTTTAAGTATTTATTCATTATTTAAAGACTTGTTAAGTATTTTTTAATTTTTTTAATTATTATCACTTATTTTTGCTTTTAACTGAATATTTATTCTTTATATCAATACTGTATAGTTAACCATATTTGAATTATAAAATTAATCTTAAATTCTTTTTATTTTTATCTATAAACTATGGAAAATTCTTATTTTCAATGATTTTTTTTAGTAAGGTTTATATAATAAGAGATTAAAAGTAAATATTAATCTAATTTGATTTTTTTGTTTTTAAAGCAAAATTGTCAAGTTAAGAAATGTTTAGGGTGGTCTTTATTGTTTGCTTGAAAAAGTTAAATGATAAACATTGAGTTTGGGAAAAATAAATATTTTTCCATAATATTTTTTAAAAATTCAATGTGAAAATTATACTTGTAAAACTATAATTTTAGGGTTGCTCTAAAATGTGAGGTGAAATGATTTCAGTTAAGAATCTCACATTACTTTTAGCGGTTTTACTTATGGGATTTTGTTTGATCACATCAGTTTCCGCTATGGATATTGATGATTCATCTTCTATAGATGATTCAAATGACTTATCTGGTGCTAGCGTTTCTAGTGGCTCTGATTATGTTGCTAGTGATTCAAATTCAAATAATTTGGAATCTGAAAATGCTGGTTCAAGTAATGTAAATTCAGAAAATGAAGTTTTAAATACTGATAATACTGTAGAAGATTCTGATTCGGAACATAATTCTAACATTGCAAATAATAAGGCTGTTCTTG from Methanobrevibacter ruminantium harbors:
- a CDS encoding transcriptional regulator; this encodes MNNEKLMEIVGFVKVSPYRTKTLKFIGEGLKMPSEVAKHLDIRTSHASNVLSSLKKQGLVICINEKVKKGRLYQNTDLAKEVLKYLE
- a CDS encoding M48 family metallopeptidase, with product MIKKDDRSPINPFTGKEHYDTVDDDKFLKEIFGYYYQELSKYQILDESPQGQLTIQIATKLIRTVEEFLYKIGRYDYVDGYYEWEVHLIANDCINATCHAGGKITVYSGILSVANTEERLAFILAHEMAHALLDHSRTKISARQTKEGLASAAWLGSFALDLFGMGEIGSMARAATNVVNVGSEYFLMQPWGRDQEYEADKLGMLIAHLAGYDISHVPKFWMEFTGSNARGFDFFSTHPADDKRIAVMIETEEEIINTDDFYSRPILSETPKPKDEYNPYVETNGTQIPQDLGDNNKDSTISLGDIIAQTNMETVPQASALTGVKSRGNSGNISTGFIVPNDYKTCPNCNRQVDSNAKFCMSCGFNLEELKCPSCGARVKKEDSFCMNCGNRLESESICSSCGSKVKKGNNFCTFCGNKLN
- a CDS encoding zinc-ribbon domain-containing protein, whose translation is MAFCQNCGNEVEDGAKFCPGCGNPLDGSAPTQQEQSQGILGDIKKTGLGFKKKMDNYAHGEHINYEKPEGALYFINGLQGTLAVFEDYVEFDFSGSGIKKWQSGFGGVKKVYFHQINSIQKRDATELVNGTLEFELPGMATSKWGPTSENLITYLPKYQDEVNKIYDFVNDKILAINQGKSQPTQVVQNEVSPMAKLKEAKELLDMGVISQEEFDEIKAKCLEQM
- the thsA gene encoding thermosome subunit alpha; the encoded protein is MAQINQPRYILRDDTERFQGNQALRMNIFASQILASIVRTTLGPKGMDKMLVDKKMGDVVVTNDGATILQEMDIAHPAAKMLVEIARKQENVVGDGTTTVVIIAGELLKKAMELYEDGTAIPTILIGYRLAVAKAMEILYSISTDARDPDTLFGIAKTAMTGKGSDYAKDELADLLVQAALKVEEGEKLDKSLIKIHRINGGSVEDSLIVDGIYIDQGRANEAMPEEMHDAKIALMKYPLELKDLENAKVDFTDPLQMQAFLDSEQETLKEIADKIIDSGCNVLFCQKGIDDVVQHHLSKAGIMAFKRVKNTDVKRIMKATGAELITNIEDLTPEVLGKAGYIHQEKVFDQIITFIEECEDPKASSILIRGSTRHVSSEIERAMEDALGVVAATVEDGKVVYGGGAPEIEIARQLRTYANTISGREQIAVNAFADALEIVPRTLSENAGLNTIDLLVELRAAHEDNINMGLDVFEGKVVDMKEAGVVEPQRVKKQAIQAAQEACEMILRIDDLVAAAGALQKVDPDENLDHSGMPPAPGMGGMGGMPPMM
- a CDS encoding flavodoxin, with the protein product MSSIVIYFSRSGENYFGGELKNIEKGNTEVIAEYIQELDNADLFKVEPADEYPDDYMKCIDVAKKEQQSDARPEIKETLDSIDAYDTVYIGFPNWWGTLPMPMFTQLEQLDFKGKTVKPFVTHEGSDFGSSQKDLKKLCEGALIKKGLSIPGANVYDSKDAVKSWINE
- a CDS encoding class I SAM-dependent methyltransferase, producing MNLEGVEKTMLLTLYTKAKHSQKKNHKFFDFKAIDVISEIDYDFSIADKDYQMQWGVISRTIVLDDMVSKYIRSHPRCTVVNIASGMDTRYNRLDNGIIKWYNVDLENSARFRLNYIKDSSRVKTLAYSAMDPSWVSEIEESDDVLFIIEGLSMYLTEDDNKRILDIIDENFKSCTVFTEIMPPVSVKNVKEKSVEEMDAKFIWGVQEGHELLKLNSNFKWVKDVNLFDGMNVYKPFTKLFTWIPFIRNRMDYIAVLEK
- a CDS encoding zinc-ribbon domain-containing protein, with amino-acid sequence MIKCSECGGELEQTADFCPNCGTKVDKSAVVKEEIQPVPSQNTKFCSNCGAKIDVKAEICPKCGVRVAGASEQKSPFFALILSFLFPGLGQFYNGHSKKGIILVVGAIVSVILYVILIGAILYLLIWIYGLYDAYKSAEAINNGVNVPDEISLNF